In bacterium, the sequence GTTATGACGCTGCTCGTTTGTATGGTTATGTTGCCAGCGACAGCCGCAGAGCTCACTCGTGTTACGATCTTGAGTCAACGCCCACAGTTGGTCTTGGGGTTTTCTGTGGCAGGACATGAGCATCATCAGGTCTTTGTTTTGCATCACCCAGAACGCGTGGTGATTGATTTAAGCGATACTTATACCCATTTAAATATACAACGATTGCTTCAAGGTTCAGCCTTGATTCGTTCTATTCGTATAGGTCATCCACGGCCTCAATCACTGCGATTGGTGTTTGAAATGAAACAGGCAGTCACCCTAAGAACAGCATCTTGGCAATCGCGCCCCCATGAACAGGCCTGGCGTTTAACGATAATTCCCAATAAAGCTATCCAAAGCGCACCATCCAACAACGCTCGTTATCAAGCTAAACCAAGTGCTGTGATAGTGTCACAAAAGTCATACCCTAAGTTGCACTCTAATCGTGACGTGGTTGTGGTCTTAGATCCAGGTCATGGCGGTAAAGATCCTGGTGCAATAGGCGTAAAACGCACTCACGAAAAGCAAATTGTTTTGGCAATTGCTCGTAGACTCAAAGTGTTGATCGATAAGCAGCCAGGTATGCGTGCGGTTCTTACTAGAGAAGGTGATTATTATGTGGGTTTACGACAAAGAATGACCATTGCTCGTAAGC encodes:
- a CDS encoding N-acetylmuramoyl-L-alanine amidase, with the protein product VMTLLVCMVMLPATAAELTRVTILSQRPQLVLGFSVAGHEHHQVFVLHHPERVVIDLSDTYTHLNIQRLLQGSALIRSIRIGHPRPQSLRLVFEMKQAVTLRTASWQSRPHEQAWRLTIIPNKAIQSAPSNNARYQAKPSAVIVSQKSYPKLHSNRDVVVVLDPGHGGKDPGAIGVKRTHEKQIVLAIARRLKVLIDKQPGMRAVLTREGDYYVGLRQRMTIARKHNADLFIAIHADAFGNHNSHGASVFALSQRGATSEAARWLAEKENYSELGGVNLAGLDDRNGVIRGVLLDLSQTATIGASLQFGHHVLFGLNKMTDLHSHKVEQARFMVLKSPDIPSVLIETGFISNQREEMNLNSAAYQMRLCQAIVTGIKQYFWEYPPHGSRLEAMASSRQYQRQAQLSNYTRRSRRG